Proteins encoded by one window of Synechococcus sp. MVIR-18-1:
- the aroQ gene encoding type II 3-dehydroquinate dehydratase gives MHLLLLNGPNLNLLGQREPGLYGRQTLDQIEIALGERASADGLTLECFQSNFEGALVDRIHQAMGKVDGILINAGAYTHTSIAIRDALLGTAIPYVELHLSNTHAREPFRHRSFLADRAVGVICGFGPVSYELALDGLVRHLRNSASGVEG, from the coding sequence ATGCACCTATTGCTGCTCAACGGCCCCAACCTCAATCTGCTGGGTCAGCGGGAACCAGGCCTCTACGGACGTCAGACCCTGGATCAGATCGAGATAGCACTCGGTGAGCGGGCCAGCGCTGATGGCCTAACGCTGGAGTGTTTTCAGAGCAATTTTGAAGGAGCCCTGGTGGATCGCATCCATCAGGCGATGGGAAAGGTGGATGGGATCTTGATCAATGCAGGGGCTTATACCCACACCTCGATTGCGATCCGTGATGCCCTGCTGGGGACAGCCATCCCTTATGTGGAGCTGCACTTGAGCAACACCCATGCCCGTGAACCATTTCGGCATCGCTCATTTCTTGCTGACCGAGCCGTTGGCGTGATTTGTGGTTTTGGACCCGTGAGTTACGAGTTGGCTCTTGATGGTTTGGTCCGCCACCTGCGGAACTCTGCGAGCGGAGTTGAGGGTTGA
- a CDS encoding glycoside hydrolase family 13 protein, giving the protein MAETSRIGPFPTWVAEAMVYQVFPDRFRRSGRVEAQQGLALQPWGIDPAEQGFQGGDLYGVIEALDHLQQLGVTCLYLTPVFSSAANHRYHAYDYLEVDPLLGGNAALDALIAAVHQRGMRLILDGVFNHCGRGFWAFHHLLENGDRSPYREWFHVHQWPLRPYPRKGQDCGYSCWWNDPALPKFNHDHAPVQEYLLAVGRHWLERGIDGWRLDVPDEVPAAFWVDFRRMVKAVNPEAWIVGEIWGDARSWLQGEHFDGVMNYRLGWSSLCWVAGARLRRSYRNPMYPLRPLETEALLQIWSETQGWYAPEVNRCQLNLLDSHDVPRALHSLKGDVAALSLALLLLMLQPGAPCLYYGTEVGLEGGPEPACREAMPWEAPWPHDLRSMIVTLTNIRHQVVAVSEQGLSWQASTSDGLVGRAPGVVVVVNRSRRKALSLEAHDVAQVGWETDGALIGTYQVHRHVLGPQSAVLFKALE; this is encoded by the coding sequence ATGGCAGAGACATCACGCATTGGGCCGTTCCCCACTTGGGTCGCTGAGGCGATGGTCTACCAAGTGTTTCCTGATCGTTTTCGCCGCAGCGGCCGGGTGGAAGCGCAGCAGGGGTTGGCGTTGCAGCCCTGGGGGATCGACCCTGCCGAACAGGGGTTCCAGGGGGGTGATCTCTACGGAGTGATCGAGGCTCTGGACCACCTTCAGCAGCTGGGAGTGACCTGTCTGTACCTCACCCCCGTTTTCAGTTCGGCCGCCAATCATCGCTATCACGCTTACGACTATCTCGAGGTGGATCCTTTATTGGGAGGGAATGCTGCGCTTGATGCCTTGATTGCGGCGGTGCATCAACGGGGCATGCGTCTGATCCTCGATGGGGTGTTCAACCATTGCGGCCGCGGCTTTTGGGCGTTTCATCACCTGTTGGAAAACGGGGATCGCTCTCCCTATCGCGAGTGGTTCCATGTGCATCAGTGGCCGCTGCGGCCCTATCCGCGGAAGGGCCAAGACTGTGGTTACAGCTGCTGGTGGAATGATCCGGCGCTGCCGAAGTTCAACCATGACCATGCTCCCGTGCAGGAGTACCTCTTAGCGGTTGGTAGGCATTGGTTAGAACGCGGCATCGACGGTTGGCGCTTAGATGTGCCCGATGAAGTGCCTGCTGCCTTTTGGGTGGACTTCCGGCGCATGGTGAAAGCGGTGAACCCCGAGGCCTGGATCGTGGGTGAAATTTGGGGAGATGCCAGGTCTTGGCTTCAGGGAGAGCATTTCGATGGCGTGATGAATTACCGCTTGGGCTGGAGCAGCCTTTGTTGGGTGGCGGGCGCGCGTTTGCGACGCAGCTACCGCAACCCGATGTACCCGTTGCGCCCCCTGGAGACGGAGGCCTTGCTGCAGATCTGGTCTGAGACGCAGGGTTGGTATGCGCCGGAGGTGAACCGCTGCCAACTCAATCTTTTAGATAGTCACGATGTGCCCCGGGCCTTGCACAGCCTCAAAGGAGATGTAGCTGCGTTGTCTTTGGCGTTGCTGCTGTTGATGCTTCAGCCTGGGGCTCCTTGCCTGTACTACGGAACGGAAGTGGGCCTTGAGGGCGGTCCTGAACCAGCCTGTCGCGAGGCGATGCCGTGGGAGGCCCCATGGCCCCACGATTTGCGCTCAATGATCGTGACTTTGACGAACATCCGCCACCAGGTTGTTGCTGTGAGCGAGCAAGGTCTGTCGTGGCAGGCCAGCACCTCCGACGGCCTCGTGGGACGCGCACCTGGGGTGGTGGTTGTTGTGAACCGCTCTCGGCGGAAAGCTTTGTCCCTGGAGGCTCACGACGTTGCCCAAGTTGGCTGGGAGACGGATGGTGCGTTGATTGGCACCTACCAGGTGCATCGCCATGTACTTGGTCCACAATCAGCGGTGTTGTTTAAGGCTCTGGAATAA
- a CDS encoding glycerol-3-phosphate dehydrogenase/oxidase: protein MADQRFDLVVIGGGASGCSVAYEAVRRGLRVALLEGHDLGSGTSCRSTKLLHGGVRYLELAFKTADLAQLRLVREALLERGHWLEQAPFLAQRLELALPSDCRLGQAYYRIGLGLYDALSGRAGIGSSRMLSSKQLHQALPLLRPDVQRGVAYSDGQFDDARLNLLLALTAERAGAVIRTRTKVRELERNSQGQICAAISENNQGEQERWEARAVVNATGIHADAIRRMADPNCSMRMLTSRGVHLVLRANLCPEGLGLLLPSTDDGRVLFMLPFFGRTLVGTTDTKCTQASAAAPSEDEKTYLLDYVKRWFPDLGDPDVGSCWAGGRPLLKPAGAEVNSSRVVREHEVETLDSGLISVMGGKWTTCRPMAIDTLQAVEAQLGSTLSVPSALPLIGADQDPKRTPALLQEQIPALERLLPKTSLRDQQRAHLQSSFGLEAAALVASWSESDREPLSDVIPVCRGELRHAISAEHACTATDVLARRCRLAMVDQDEAERLLPQVQALLQEAGVGDPKTPEGAGLNLSS, encoded by the coding sequence ATGGCTGATCAACGTTTTGACCTCGTCGTTATCGGCGGTGGCGCCAGTGGATGCAGCGTGGCCTATGAAGCGGTCCGCCGCGGCCTGCGTGTTGCTCTGCTCGAGGGCCATGACCTCGGCAGTGGCACCAGCTGCCGCAGCACCAAACTCCTGCATGGAGGGGTGCGTTATCTCGAACTTGCTTTTAAGACAGCCGACCTCGCCCAATTGCGCTTGGTCCGAGAAGCCCTGCTCGAACGGGGCCACTGGCTGGAACAAGCTCCGTTCTTAGCCCAACGCCTTGAACTGGCCCTGCCCAGCGACTGTCGTCTTGGCCAGGCCTACTACCGCATCGGCCTTGGGTTGTATGACGCCCTATCCGGTCGTGCCGGGATCGGCAGCAGCCGCATGCTGTCCTCCAAGCAACTCCACCAAGCACTCCCTCTTCTGCGTCCTGATGTTCAACGCGGTGTGGCCTACAGCGACGGGCAATTCGATGATGCTCGCCTGAATCTGCTGCTAGCTCTTACCGCTGAACGGGCCGGTGCTGTGATTCGAACCCGCACCAAGGTTCGGGAGCTGGAACGCAACAGCCAGGGGCAGATCTGCGCTGCCATCAGCGAAAACAACCAAGGAGAGCAAGAACGCTGGGAAGCCAGGGCCGTGGTGAATGCCACAGGCATCCATGCGGATGCCATTCGGCGGATGGCCGACCCCAACTGCTCCATGCGCATGCTCACCAGTAGGGGAGTGCATCTGGTGTTAAGAGCCAACCTCTGTCCTGAAGGACTTGGTTTGCTGTTGCCATCCACCGATGACGGCCGTGTTCTATTCATGTTGCCGTTCTTTGGTCGCACCCTGGTCGGCACCACAGACACCAAGTGCACACAAGCGAGTGCAGCCGCTCCATCGGAAGACGAGAAAACCTATCTGCTCGATTATGTGAAGCGCTGGTTCCCCGATCTGGGCGATCCCGATGTGGGGAGCTGTTGGGCTGGCGGACGACCGCTGCTCAAGCCAGCCGGGGCCGAGGTGAACAGCAGCCGGGTCGTGCGTGAGCACGAGGTTGAGACGCTGGACAGTGGCCTTATCAGCGTGATGGGGGGCAAATGGACCACTTGCAGGCCGATGGCGATCGACACCCTTCAGGCGGTGGAAGCGCAATTGGGGAGCACCCTTTCAGTCCCTTCTGCGTTGCCGCTGATCGGCGCAGATCAAGACCCCAAACGCACTCCCGCACTGCTGCAAGAGCAAATCCCCGCCCTGGAACGTCTGCTGCCGAAGACCTCTCTACGTGATCAACAACGCGCCCACCTCCAATCCAGTTTCGGATTAGAAGCCGCTGCACTTGTAGCGAGCTGGAGTGAAAGCGATCGTGAGCCTCTGAGCGACGTCATCCCCGTTTGCCGTGGTGAATTACGCCATGCGATCAGCGCCGAACATGCCTGCACCGCAACGGATGTTCTCGCCCGTCGCTGCCGCCTAGCGATGGTGGACCAAGACGAGGCCGAGCGGCTGCTCCCGCAGGTTCAAGCCCTTCTTCAAGAGGCGGGAGTGGGAGATCCCAAGACTCCAGAAGGAGCAGGACTGAACTTGTCCTCCTGA
- a CDS encoding response regulator transcription factor, translating into MLEDQQILLDLLGSILASFNEISAVFKADSIEAANNICDDHKLDLAILDIYLPDGHCLDLAQHLVSQHQNIKIIILSGAAQEFVCPKSLREAIYGIIDKTDAFDTLRHCLNAIVKPAHHALTQQQQIIYSLMGEGKTTKEIAKELGSAHSTIETHRKAIAKKLNVSGAELIRRAALTRTIQSIN; encoded by the coding sequence GTGCTGGAAGACCAGCAAATACTTCTCGACCTTCTTGGCTCCATCTTGGCGAGCTTCAACGAGATATCAGCTGTCTTCAAAGCAGACAGCATCGAAGCTGCTAACAACATTTGTGATGATCACAAGCTTGACCTCGCGATTCTGGATATCTATCTACCTGATGGCCACTGTCTTGACCTAGCACAACATTTGGTCTCGCAACATCAGAACATCAAAATAATCATCCTGTCTGGCGCAGCACAGGAGTTTGTTTGCCCCAAAAGCCTTAGAGAAGCAATTTATGGAATTATCGACAAAACCGATGCCTTCGATACTTTACGACATTGCCTGAATGCAATCGTAAAGCCTGCTCATCATGCGTTAACCCAGCAACAGCAAATTATTTACAGTCTTATGGGAGAGGGAAAAACCACAAAGGAAATCGCCAAAGAGCTTGGTAGTGCTCATTCAACGATAGAAACACATCGCAAAGCTATTGCCAAAAAACTGAATGTCAGCGGCGCTGAACTCATCAGAAGAGCAGCTTTGACTCGTACCATTCAAAGCATCAATTAA
- a CDS encoding glycerol kinase GlpK, which produces MAMAAPPLLLALDQGTSSSRAALFDTDGRPVASASAPLDIQYPADGWVEQSPTAIWESQRLAMSRLEQAITPEQRQAVISCGITNQRETTTLWKRSDGSPCGPALVWQDGRTADLCEKWKASGLETSWRAKTGLMLDPYFSASKIRWLLDHETAASSAAAQGDLCFGTVESWLLWQLSGGTIHATDMSNASRTLLMDLEQRQWIDDACAEIGLPKQALPELRPCRGDFGVIQAGLPFAGVPIQALLGDQQAATLGQLCLQPGEGKCTYGTGAFLVVNTGTSIRHSDAGLLSTLGWTDEHGTPTYCLEGSLFNAGTVVQWLRDGLGIIRSAEEVNPLAQEVENAAGVMLVPAFTGWGTPHWDPSARGLLIGITRDTRRGHIARAALEGIALSVASLVELAEQAMEQSLGELAVDGGAAASDLLLQAQADSTGLRVRRPVHLESTARGVALLAGLQAGVIADLKDLVPNRSQDSSVFEPQQTLEQRQRWRQRWNDAVSRSLHWNG; this is translated from the coding sequence ATGGCTATGGCAGCACCGCCCCTCCTGCTCGCACTAGATCAAGGCACCAGCAGCTCACGCGCTGCTCTCTTCGATACGGATGGCCGCCCAGTCGCCAGCGCTTCCGCACCTCTTGACATTCAATACCCCGCCGATGGCTGGGTAGAACAAAGTCCTACGGCGATCTGGGAGAGCCAGCGTCTGGCGATGAGCCGCCTTGAGCAGGCGATCACTCCGGAGCAGCGGCAAGCCGTGATCAGCTGCGGCATCACCAATCAGCGCGAAACCACCACGCTCTGGAAACGCAGCGATGGCAGCCCCTGCGGCCCAGCCCTGGTCTGGCAGGACGGCCGCACCGCCGATCTCTGTGAGAAATGGAAGGCAAGCGGCCTTGAAACGAGCTGGAGAGCCAAAACCGGCCTGATGCTCGACCCCTATTTCAGCGCGAGCAAAATTCGCTGGCTGCTCGACCATGAAACCGCCGCAAGCAGTGCCGCGGCCCAGGGTGATCTCTGCTTTGGAACGGTGGAGAGCTGGCTCCTATGGCAGCTCAGTGGCGGCACCATTCATGCCACAGACATGAGCAATGCCAGCCGCACCCTGCTGATGGATCTTGAGCAGCGGCAATGGATCGATGACGCCTGCGCTGAAATTGGCTTACCCAAGCAGGCCCTCCCCGAGCTCAGGCCCTGCCGAGGCGATTTCGGAGTAATCCAAGCGGGTTTGCCCTTTGCTGGCGTACCCATTCAAGCCCTGCTTGGCGACCAACAGGCCGCCACCCTGGGGCAACTCTGCCTGCAACCAGGCGAAGGCAAATGCACTTACGGCACCGGCGCCTTTCTCGTGGTGAACACCGGCACCAGCATCCGCCATTCCGACGCTGGCCTGCTGAGCACCCTGGGCTGGACCGATGAGCACGGCACCCCCACCTACTGCTTAGAAGGGAGTCTGTTTAATGCGGGCACGGTGGTGCAATGGCTGCGCGATGGCCTCGGCATCATTCGCAGTGCCGAAGAAGTCAATCCCCTCGCGCAAGAGGTGGAGAACGCCGCCGGGGTGATGCTTGTTCCAGCCTTCACCGGATGGGGCACACCCCACTGGGACCCCAGTGCCAGGGGTTTGTTAATCGGGATCACCCGCGACACCCGCCGAGGGCATATCGCTCGAGCCGCCCTGGAAGGAATTGCTCTCTCCGTTGCCAGTCTTGTGGAGTTGGCAGAGCAAGCCATGGAGCAAAGTCTCGGGGAGCTTGCCGTGGATGGGGGAGCCGCAGCTTCTGACCTTCTCCTGCAAGCCCAAGCCGACAGCACTGGTTTGCGCGTGCGCCGCCCTGTTCATCTGGAAAGCACCGCTCGCGGTGTGGCCCTGCTGGCTGGCTTGCAAGCGGGCGTGATTGCAGACCTCAAAGACCTAGTGCCAAATCGCAGCCAAGACTCCAGCGTGTTTGAGCCCCAACAAACCCTGGAGCAACGCCAACGCTGGCGCCAACGTTGGAACGATGCTGTGAGCAGGAGCCTTCACTGGAATGGCTGA
- a CDS encoding aldehyde dehydrogenase family protein — translation MVSSSPNEAFQAADLKTLRATVVSGQTRPEAWRRLQLKRLSDLLDRHESDILQALRIDLAKPELEGMFEIVALLQELKITRRRLKAWMRPRHIPVPIMQRPGRAQLIREPLGCVLVIGPWNYPFMLTLQPLISALAAGNSVVLKPSEHAPAAAALITRLITEGFPSDVVRVVNGDGSTAAALVDLGFDHIFFTGSGTIGAKVLAGAARHLTPVTLELGGKNPAVVLDSADLAVTARRLIWGKGINAGQTCIAPDHLLVQTSIRDRLVKALKEERRNLYGDEPLASADLSSLIHDRHFQHLEGLLATARAEGRILFGGECCRQRRKIAPTLIEVQSDQDPLMEAEIFGPLLPLMTVKTLDEAITRIQQQDKPLAIYLFGGDHNDQSAVLKRTSSGGVCFNDVVMQKGVPELPFGGVGPSGMGSYQAEAGFQTFSHARSVLSRPFFLDIRHRYPPYTLNPAIFRRFVG, via the coding sequence ATGGTCAGCTCCTCCCCCAACGAGGCCTTTCAAGCTGCTGATTTAAAGACCCTTCGCGCCACTGTCGTCTCGGGTCAAACCCGACCGGAAGCTTGGCGGCGCTTGCAATTAAAACGTCTGAGCGACCTGCTTGATCGCCATGAATCAGACATTCTCCAAGCCCTTCGTATCGACCTCGCCAAGCCAGAGCTCGAGGGGATGTTTGAAATCGTGGCTTTGCTTCAAGAATTAAAAATCACCCGGCGGCGACTCAAGGCCTGGATGCGGCCTCGACACATCCCCGTGCCGATCATGCAACGGCCAGGGCGGGCCCAACTCATCCGAGAGCCCTTGGGCTGTGTGCTCGTGATCGGGCCGTGGAACTACCCCTTCATGCTCACGCTCCAGCCCCTGATTAGTGCCCTTGCGGCGGGAAACAGCGTTGTCTTGAAACCCTCGGAGCATGCCCCTGCCGCAGCAGCCCTGATCACGCGCCTCATCACAGAGGGATTCCCCAGTGATGTGGTGAGAGTGGTGAACGGGGATGGATCCACCGCGGCAGCTCTCGTGGACCTTGGCTTTGACCACATTTTCTTTACCGGTAGCGGAACGATTGGAGCCAAGGTGCTGGCCGGTGCCGCCCGTCACCTCACTCCTGTCACGCTGGAGCTTGGAGGCAAAAATCCTGCTGTCGTGCTCGATAGTGCCGACCTTGCCGTCACCGCCCGCCGCTTGATCTGGGGCAAGGGGATTAATGCAGGACAAACCTGCATCGCCCCTGACCACCTCCTGGTTCAAACCAGCATCCGAGATCGCCTCGTAAAGGCATTGAAAGAGGAGCGCCGCAATCTTTATGGAGATGAACCACTCGCTTCTGCTGATCTCAGCTCCTTAATCCACGATCGACATTTTCAACATCTTGAAGGCCTGCTAGCCACTGCTCGAGCCGAGGGACGGATCCTGTTTGGAGGCGAATGCTGCCGCCAACGCCGCAAGATCGCACCCACCCTGATTGAGGTCCAAAGCGATCAAGACCCCTTAATGGAAGCGGAAATCTTTGGCCCTTTATTGCCACTAATGACAGTGAAGACCTTGGATGAGGCCATCACACGCATCCAACAGCAAGACAAACCATTAGCCATTTATCTCTTTGGCGGGGATCACAACGACCAAAGCGCGGTTCTGAAGCGCACCAGTTCAGGTGGGGTTTGCTTCAACGACGTGGTGATGCAAAAGGGAGTTCCGGAATTGCCATTCGGTGGAGTGGGGCCCAGTGGTATGGGCAGCTATCAAGCAGAAGCCGGCTTTCAAACCTTCTCCCACGCACGTTCAGTGCTGAGCCGACCCTTTTTTCTCGACATTCGTCACCGCTACCCGCCCTACACGTTGAATCCTGCAATATTTCGCCGTTTTGTGGGCTGA
- a CDS encoding ATP-binding protein: MKNQAKSLAKKLTRTTGLQLILVAGSLSILGFSVGRNNVIEQKESHRAHLPVIQVSERLSSKISFPTIINQLNEEAIAADPALLKDFDKLSKRFWRQLRSFPVDYINYGSEDGSFLGIEKGEDGSFFHNEDSSRLGRGKMFVYSMTSTGERLQQEDVIPGMSTNHQEAWYVDTVKAGKPTWSRIYAWEDQPETFSISYNAPIFNQEAKLIGVVGVDMIIDKLSNWLQEVWKDRSGLALIIEKNGSIVASSNPEIVLVRSEKSVQRANIKELESPIAKSLSKQYLSQTDGKYLVNQNSFGQELVQISNLDSQHFFLRATPWGREFGLDWFLVTGTSADQEVSVAERNLIMMIFISVAALLMALAINRRLINALLTPLSALTSASQSTEHQIKDIAKQPEVLNFNCELEKAGTKEFSDLHQAITAMVKAFNNLTQSLREKEKQIIELFQDKQQKDEQALSLMSKKLKTSLEAGSISIAHEINQPLSILKLTSQTLINTLNDTSKIHNFSDLKHQLSTINSQSERIALITNKVRALLRNTQTELSELDLKQVIESSLRYINSNNPDIYGWINSQQVHSIADSSAMINGDAVQLQIALINILKNSIESLRDSNNPDPLILIRMKDNENFWIIEIEDNGGGLLPEINEELLMETSKPDGTGLGLFIVRTAMESHKGQLSLSKGSIGGLLARLSLPKNL, from the coding sequence ATGAAAAACCAAGCCAAATCATTAGCAAAAAAGCTAACTCGCACGACAGGGCTTCAATTGATTCTCGTAGCAGGATCTCTTAGCATTTTAGGATTTAGTGTTGGTCGCAACAATGTAATCGAGCAGAAAGAATCCCATCGAGCACATCTTCCAGTCATACAAGTATCAGAGCGATTAAGCAGCAAGATTAGTTTCCCAACAATTATCAATCAACTCAACGAAGAGGCGATCGCTGCCGACCCAGCGTTACTCAAGGATTTCGACAAGCTTAGTAAGCGTTTCTGGAGACAGCTTCGCTCATTCCCTGTTGATTACATCAACTATGGGTCGGAAGATGGGTCATTTCTGGGAATCGAAAAAGGCGAGGATGGAAGCTTTTTCCACAACGAAGACAGCTCGCGATTAGGGCGGGGGAAAATGTTTGTTTACAGCATGACGTCAACAGGAGAACGTCTTCAGCAAGAAGATGTCATCCCAGGGATGAGCACAAACCATCAAGAAGCTTGGTATGTCGACACCGTTAAAGCTGGCAAACCAACGTGGAGCAGAATTTATGCCTGGGAAGACCAGCCAGAAACTTTTTCAATTTCCTACAACGCACCAATTTTCAATCAGGAGGCAAAACTGATCGGTGTTGTGGGCGTTGACATGATCATTGACAAACTTAGCAACTGGCTTCAAGAAGTATGGAAAGACCGGTCAGGATTAGCACTTATTATCGAGAAAAATGGGAGTATTGTTGCCAGCTCAAATCCTGAAATAGTTCTTGTTCGCTCTGAAAAAAGTGTCCAGAGAGCTAATATCAAAGAGCTAGAGTCTCCCATTGCGAAATCACTTTCAAAGCAATACTTATCACAAACAGATGGAAAATATCTTGTCAACCAGAACAGCTTTGGCCAAGAACTTGTCCAGATCTCAAACCTGGATTCACAGCACTTTTTTTTAAGAGCGACCCCCTGGGGTAGAGAATTTGGACTCGATTGGTTTTTAGTCACGGGTACATCTGCAGATCAAGAAGTAAGCGTGGCAGAGAGAAATTTGATAATGATGATTTTTATTAGCGTTGCTGCACTCCTCATGGCATTAGCGATCAACCGCCGCCTGATCAATGCCTTACTCACTCCCCTAAGTGCCTTAACCTCTGCGAGCCAGAGCACAGAACATCAAATCAAAGATATAGCCAAACAGCCAGAGGTTCTTAACTTTAATTGCGAGCTCGAAAAAGCAGGAACCAAAGAATTTAGCGATCTCCATCAAGCCATAACGGCTATGGTAAAAGCATTCAACAATCTCACTCAAAGCCTAAGAGAAAAAGAGAAACAAATCATCGAACTTTTTCAAGACAAACAACAAAAAGATGAGCAAGCACTGTCACTGATGAGCAAAAAATTAAAAACAAGCCTCGAGGCCGGATCCATTTCCATTGCTCACGAGATCAACCAACCTCTCAGTATCCTAAAACTTACATCTCAGACCCTGATTAATACTCTTAACGACACCAGTAAAATCCACAATTTCTCCGATCTAAAGCATCAGCTTTCAACCATCAATTCCCAATCCGAGAGAATTGCTTTAATCACTAACAAAGTACGAGCCCTTCTCCGCAATACACAGACAGAGCTCTCTGAGCTCGATTTAAAGCAAGTCATTGAAAGTAGTCTGCGCTATATCAACTCAAACAATCCAGACATTTACGGATGGATTAATAGTCAGCAAGTTCATTCGATTGCAGATTCAAGTGCAATGATTAATGGAGATGCCGTACAACTACAAATTGCCCTCATCAATATTTTAAAAAATTCCATCGAATCCTTGCGAGACTCTAACAATCCAGATCCATTAATCCTTATTAGAATGAAGGATAATGAGAATTTTTGGATCATAGAGATTGAAGATAATGGAGGCGGTCTTTTGCCAGAAATTAATGAGGAATTACTGATGGAAACTAGCAAGCCTGATGGCACAGGCTTGGGTTTGTTCATTGTGCGCACAGCAATGGAAAGCCATAAAGGTCAACTCTCACTTTCCAAAGGTTCGATCGGTGGGCTTCTTGCTCGACTAAGCCTGCCCAAAAACCTCTGA
- a CDS encoding alpha-amylase family protein produces MTKQQPWWNGAVIYQLIVRSYADGNGDGIGDLQGLANRLPYLRWLGVEAIWLTPIYPSPLQDGGYDITDFKSIHPELGDLAAFHRVLIAAHSQGIKVVMDLVLNHTSTLHPWFQRARWAPEGSPERDVYVWSDDPKRYADAPVLFRHFESSNWEWDEVAQQYYLHRFLRHQPDLNYDSPLVQKEMLDVVDFWIERGVDGFRLDAVPFLFEAEGSRCEGLPETHEFLKRLRARVDSHGKDVLLLAEAIQPVEEAAPYLADDELHGAFNFALTAHLFASIASGTVEALRDCLQAAQNAVGGCRWALPLRNHDELWLGDGHLVPEDVIQTIRAGLHQGQGHWLNWGINRRLAPLLNGDPGSNRVMHALLYSLPGLPCLYYGDELGMGDWPGLRDRDPNRTPMAWTPGRNGGFSTAPDPLLVLPPITAPGYDYRVVNVEVQKQLPGSLLNWHRRMLTCRKLLPALRNGDFELLDCAHPGVIVYVRTNATMTVMVAANLSAAGASFRLDLSRWSGERTREVLWGCDFPPADVDWFVYLAAHGFSWWLIGEVEETDSSSEDSGVQEDKFSPAPSGVLGSPTPAS; encoded by the coding sequence ATGACTAAGCAGCAGCCGTGGTGGAACGGTGCCGTCATCTATCAGCTGATCGTGCGCAGCTATGCCGATGGCAATGGTGATGGGATCGGTGACTTGCAGGGCCTGGCCAATCGCCTGCCCTATCTCCGTTGGTTGGGTGTGGAAGCGATTTGGCTCACACCGATTTATCCATCGCCACTGCAAGACGGTGGTTATGACATCACTGACTTCAAGTCCATTCACCCCGAGCTGGGGGATTTAGCGGCTTTTCATCGGGTCTTGATTGCTGCCCACTCTCAAGGCATCAAGGTGGTGATGGATCTGGTGCTGAATCACACCAGCACGCTCCATCCTTGGTTTCAACGTGCCCGTTGGGCTCCAGAAGGTAGTCCGGAGCGGGATGTGTATGTCTGGAGCGATGACCCCAAGCGCTACGCAGATGCTCCAGTGCTGTTTCGCCATTTCGAGTCTTCGAACTGGGAATGGGATGAGGTGGCGCAGCAGTACTACCTCCACCGTTTTTTACGCCATCAACCCGATCTCAATTACGACAGCCCACTCGTGCAAAAGGAGATGCTCGATGTGGTGGATTTTTGGATTGAGCGAGGCGTAGACGGTTTCCGTCTCGATGCGGTTCCCTTTCTTTTTGAAGCCGAGGGATCTCGTTGTGAGGGCTTGCCTGAAACCCATGAATTCCTCAAGCGCTTACGCGCAAGGGTGGATAGCCACGGCAAGGATGTGTTGCTCCTCGCGGAAGCGATTCAACCGGTGGAGGAGGCTGCTCCCTACCTCGCCGATGACGAACTGCATGGAGCTTTTAACTTCGCCCTAACGGCGCATTTGTTTGCCTCGATTGCCAGCGGAACGGTAGAGGCCTTGCGCGATTGCTTGCAGGCAGCTCAGAACGCTGTGGGTGGCTGTAGGTGGGCCTTGCCGCTACGCAATCACGATGAGCTTTGGCTTGGCGATGGCCATCTGGTTCCAGAGGATGTGATTCAAACGATCCGAGCCGGATTGCATCAGGGGCAGGGGCATTGGCTGAACTGGGGCATCAACCGGCGTCTTGCTCCTTTGCTCAATGGTGATCCTGGTTCCAACCGAGTGATGCATGCTCTGCTCTACAGCCTTCCAGGACTTCCGTGCCTCTATTACGGAGATGAGCTGGGAATGGGGGATTGGCCGGGTCTGCGCGACCGCGATCCGAACCGCACTCCGATGGCCTGGACGCCGGGACGGAATGGTGGGTTTTCGACCGCTCCCGACCCTCTGTTGGTGTTGCCACCGATCACGGCTCCCGGATACGACTACCGGGTGGTGAACGTGGAGGTTCAGAAGCAACTGCCTGGTTCGCTTCTGAATTGGCATCGGCGCATGCTCACCTGCCGCAAGCTGCTTCCAGCCCTCCGCAATGGCGACTTTGAGCTATTGGACTGTGCCCACCCTGGGGTGATCGTGTACGTGCGCACGAACGCCACCATGACGGTGATGGTGGCTGCCAATCTCTCCGCCGCTGGGGCATCGTTTCGCCTCGATCTGAGCCGATGGTCTGGCGAACGCACCCGAGAGGTGCTGTGGGGGTGTGACTTCCCACCTGCCGATGTCGATTGGTTTGTGTACCTCGCCGCCCATGGGTTCAGCTGGTGGTTGATCGGCGAAGTGGAAGAAACAGACAGCAGCAGCGAGGACTCCGGGGTTCAGGAGGACAAGTTCAGTCCTGCTCCTTCTGGAGTCTTGGGATCTCCCACTCCCGCCTCTTGA